In Terriglobus aquaticus, the genomic window AGAAGTATACCGTGGAGCAGCAGCACCCCTCCCCCGCGGTTTCTAGGCCATCAGCTTCGCTGTACTTGCCCGGTGGGCGAGAACTTTGCCGACGTTTGCCTCGATGTAGGAGGTGAGTGCCTGCATCCGCTCCGCGACTTCTTTGCCAAGTGGGGTTAGGCTGTACTCCACTTTGGGCGGTTTCGTCGGGTGAACCTTGCGCAACACGAACCCGTCTTCCTCCAGGGCCCGGAGAGTTTGGGCGAGCATCTTCTCGCTCACACCTCCGATAAGGTAAGCGAGTTCGCTGAAGCGATAGCAGCTTTCCTTGAGCAGGAGCACCAGCACGAGCGCCCCCCAGCGCGAAGTGACATCGTCCAGGATGTTGCGCGTCGGACAGTCGGCTGCAAACAGGTTTCCCTGACGTATGCGAACGGTCTTCATGCTCTTGGGCCACGGCATGGACAGAGCTTACCTCTAGGTACGTACTTACGCAAGGTAAGCCCCCTGGCTATTCTGATTGTGGTGCCGCCCTAGCTAGCGGTAGGAGAAGATCATGATCGTCGTAACCGCTGCCAATGGACAGCTTGGAACCCTTGTCATCGAAGGTCTGCTGAGGACTGTTCCCGCCAATCAGATTGTTGCCGCCGTCCGTACGCCCGAGAAGGCGAGCGCTCTTGCCGCTAAGGGTGTCGCAGTCCGCGAAGCTGACTATTCCAAACCTGAAACACTGAAACCTGCTCTGAAAGATGCGACCAAGGTCCTGCTCATCTCCGGAACGGAGATCGGGCAGCGTGTCCCGCAACACAAAGCCGTGATTGATGCTGCGAAGTCGGCCGGTGTCCGCTTGCTGGCATACACCAGCCTCCTACACGCGGACACCTCAACCCTGCAGCTGGCAACCGAGCATCTTGAGACCGAGAAGTATCTGCAGGCGAGCGGCATTCCTTTCGTGCTGCTGCGGAACGGCTGGTACGCCGAGAACATCACGGCAGGGGTGGCCCCCGCACTCGAACAGGGCGCGTTCATCGGTGCTTCCAAGGGAGGCCGATTCGCCGCTGCCAGCCGTGCAGAGTACGCAGAGGCGGCTGTTGCCAGCCTGACCGGCCCGGGACACGAGAACAAGGCTTATGAATTGGCAAGCGACGTGGCTTTCACGCGCGAGGAGCTGGCCGCGGAGGTGAGTAAGCAGACCGGCAAGACGATCGGCTACCACGACCTGCCCGAATCTGATTACGAGAAGATACTTGCCAGCGTCCTGCCGCCGTCACTTGCACACATCATCGCCGATGCAGAAGCCAAAGCTGCCAACGGCGAGCTGGATGACAACTCCCATACGCTGAGCCACTTGATTGGCCACAAAACGGCGACTCTGGCCGAGATTGTGGCCGAAACCTTGAAGGCGCTTTGACACCGATGAGCGATCCACAGGAAGACGACCTCGCAGGTCACTAAGGGAGCGAAGGCAGGATGAAGAAGAAGACGATCGTTTGGAGCGCGCTGCTGTGCATGGGTTCGGCTCTTCCCGCCTCGGCAGCGTCCTGCGACCGGGCGTGCCTGCTGCAAACAGCCAAGCTCTTCAATGGGGCGATGCTCGCGCACACACCGGACAAGCTAGACCTCTCTGCGGATGTGCAGATACGGGAAAACACAAAGAGCATCACTCTCCCGGAGAGCCGCTGGTACGGTGTGAAGGCGATTCGTTCCGAGGGCGTGTACGCCGATCCTTTGCTGGGCAATGTCGTTGAGCATGTGGCAGCGGAGACCAACGCCGGGAAGATGGTCTACATCGGATCGCGTCTGAAGGTGGTTGATGGCAAGATCACGGAAGTCGAGATCAACTTCGATGATGGACCTCGGGTAAACGCCAAGAACCTGATTCCATACGACCCGTTCTTCCTCACTGTTGTGCCCGAAAACGAGCGGTCCACTCGCGCTCAACTAGCAGCAATCATCACTCGCTACTTCCAAGGCCTTACGGATCACAAGCCTGTAGAAGCTGATTATGACGCGCGTTGCGATCGCTTCCATAGCGGTAACCGCATTACGCACAATGGCAGAAATGGCATCGAGGCCGGCACGGGGGACGACGGCTGCTACGAAAGCAATCTTGGTCCAAAGCCCTGGGGACCAGCAACGGAAACACGCATTGCTGTAGTCGATCCCGAGCGCGGCATCGTCATAGGGTATGCGGTGCTGTTCTACGGCAACAGCACGCGTCGCATGCAGATCAATGAAGTTTTCAAGATCCTCGACGGCCGCATCCGCATGGTGGACAACATCGGGCTTATGGAAGAGGGGATAACCACGTCAGGCTTTACTCACTAGAGCTCGCGGAGGCACCTTGAATACGTGGGATCATCACTCCCGACGCGGTATTTGGCTTCCGCAGGAAAACGCCTCTTGCTGCGACCACGCTACGATCTGGGCAATTGGACATTGTAGAAATGCGCATGGATGACGATGCGGAAATGCAGCGATAACGGGAATGCGAGATCGGAAGACAGAAGAACAACGAGAAGTAGAAGGGCTCGGCGGCGACCCGACGATGCACGTTCATGCGATCTCGCGATCAACGAACGACTACGGTGTGAAGCTTACGGGGGCAAAATGAAACGAATCGCTTGTCTGGTGGCTGTTGCGGCACTCTGCGCTTCTGTATTTGTAAACGCGCAACAGAAGAACTCGACCGAAGCCGTCGTGCATGCAGCCAATGACTTTCTGGCGACGCTGACGGCAGAACAGAAGAAGAAAGTGATGTACGCCTTTGACGACTCGACGCAACGAGCTAGGTGGTCGAATTTCCCGACTGGAGTGATTGCACGTGGCGGCATCAACTTGAAATCGATGTCTGCTGCGCAGCAGCAGGCTGTGATGACGCTGTTAGGCACCGTGCTGAGCCCGATGGGAGTTGAGAAGGTTGAGGAGATCCGCCAGGCGGATGATGACTTCAAGGCGAACGGGTCAAAGCGCGGGCCTGGAGGCGGTGGACCGCGGCCGCAGGGACCACCACCGGGCGGACAGGGCGGCCCGCCGCCACAGTTCGGTGGGCGAGGTCCGGGTCCGGGAGGTCGGCCACCTGGAGGTGATCTGTTTGGTTCTGATCTGTACTACATCTCGTTCCTCGGAGCACCTTCTGCGACGCAGCCGTGGATGCTGCAGTTCGGAGGACATCATCTCGCCCTGAACATCACGGTCGCCGGGAGCCAAGGCGTGCTGACTCCTACGTTGACCGGAGCACAGCCGGCGCTTTTCAAGCTTAATGGTAAGACGATCCGGCCTGTCGGACGGGAAAGCGATAAAGCTCTCGCACTCTTCAAGGCTTTGGACGAGTCGCAGCGCAAGCAGGCGGTGCTCACGTATCAGGTCGCCGATCTGGTACTTGGGCCAGGACAGGACGGAAAGAAGATTCAACCTGAAGGCCTGAAGGCTTTGAGCATGAACGCGAAGCAACAGGCCATGCTGCTGGACGTCATTGGGGAGTGGACCGGCATCCTGACCGAACCCTATGCAGCAACGCGCATGAACCAGATGAAGGCCGACTTGAAGGACACTTACTTTGCGTGGAGCGGACCAACGGACGCAGAGGTTGGAACGAATATCACAGCGTATTACCGCATACAAGGTCCACATCTGGTCATTGAATACGCCCCGCAAAGTGATGAACCCGGGAACCACGTTCATACGATGTATCGCGATCCGACGAATGACTACGGAAGCGCGCTTGTGAGGCCATGAGGCGAAAGTTCGCGTTTGTTGCCGCTCTCTGTTCTCTGCTTGTGGGAGGCACCGCATGGGCGCATCGCATCGATGAATATCTGCAGGCCACCATCGTCTCCTTGCAGTTGAA contains:
- a CDS encoding winged helix-turn-helix transcriptional regulator, giving the protein MPWPKSMKTVRIRQGNLFAADCPTRNILDDVTSRWGALVLVLLLKESCYRFSELAYLIGGVSEKMLAQTLRALEEDGFVLRKVHPTKPPKVEYSLTPLGKEVAERMQALTSYIEANVGKVLAHRASTAKLMA
- a CDS encoding SDR family oxidoreductase translates to MIVVTAANGQLGTLVIEGLLRTVPANQIVAAVRTPEKASALAAKGVAVREADYSKPETLKPALKDATKVLLISGTEIGQRVPQHKAVIDAAKSAGVRLLAYTSLLHADTSTLQLATEHLETEKYLQASGIPFVLLRNGWYAENITAGVAPALEQGAFIGASKGGRFAAASRAEYAEAAVASLTGPGHENKAYELASDVAFTREELAAEVSKQTGKTIGYHDLPESDYEKILASVLPPSLAHIIADAEAKAANGELDDNSHTLSHLIGHKTATLAEIVAETLKAL
- a CDS encoding DUF3500 domain-containing protein, with translation MTMRKCSDNGNARSEDRRTTRSRRARRRPDDARSCDLAINERLRCEAYGGKMKRIACLVAVAALCASVFVNAQQKNSTEAVVHAANDFLATLTAEQKKKVMYAFDDSTQRARWSNFPTGVIARGGINLKSMSAAQQQAVMTLLGTVLSPMGVEKVEEIRQADDDFKANGSKRGPGGGGPRPQGPPPGGQGGPPPQFGGRGPGPGGRPPGGDLFGSDLYYISFLGAPSATQPWMLQFGGHHLALNITVAGSQGVLTPTLTGAQPALFKLNGKTIRPVGRESDKALALFKALDESQRKQAVLTYQVADLVLGPGQDGKKIQPEGLKALSMNAKQQAMLLDVIGEWTGILTEPYAATRMNQMKADLKDTYFAWSGPTDAEVGTNITAYYRIQGPHLVIEYAPQSDEPGNHVHTMYRDPTNDYGSALVRP